The Solanum lycopersicum chromosome 8, SLM_r2.1 DNA segment GAACAAGTATGATGAGATGGAAGCTTAAGAGTTATGCAAACTTAAGATGCATTTGGAAATAACACATTGTCTAATAGCTCCTATATAAGGAACCACTTAGTATTGAGTTTTGATTATAAAACAAGTAGTGCTCGTCTCTTTTTTAACTAGGTACCAAAATAAGGAGGAAAGACATCTGCAATACACTTATCGTTGAAGTTATCTGGCAAGTTTAAGAAGAAGTTCATTTATAGTATAAAAAGAATTGTTTTCGTCTCATCAACAAGTCAGTGAATTGACATACTAGGAGCCTCAAGTCGATGAGACTAACATAGTGACCCAAAGAGCTCACTATTCTTTGATGCATGCACCCACGTGTGACATCACTATCCCTATCACTCAATGTTTCGTAACTTCACAGGCCACATGTGCAGATATCATCGTGTGTGTCACGTCAACATTATTTCTGCATTCTCAGTCCACAACAGTAAAATGTGAATCTGGATTGAACCCTAGCATGTTGAATGCTCTCTCTTCTATCAACATTATATACTGCCTCCATCTAGCTGTATACATTAATAATATTACCATCACTAGAGTTGGTGAAGAAGGGATTAACTGTTGGAAATCTTTTTTCCTAACATTAACGCACTGAAACAGACTCTTTCACCGACTTCTAGACGAAAGAGTAGCAATGACTAAAATACTTTTGGGGATATAGATTACTCAGTCACCACAAGAATGGACATCTCTTAGAGGGAAATTTACTCTGCATATCCTGGAGGGACTGTAGGCTGATTGACTACCATTTTCAGTAGTAACACCATGTAGAGAAAACAAAAAGGGTTACTTTGTCCAAATCTTGTAGCTCTTGTTGAAATTCTTTTAGTCTGAATACAAATTAATATGCACTTAATGAAAGagaattaagtaaataaataaaagtgtgTTCTCTCCAGCAATTTAAACTTTTAGATAAGATAGTCGTTACACTTGAACATGGTAGCAGAGCAAACAAAGATATGGGATCAAGTCTTACCGCCGccaattattttaaagaatttttgcGTGCTTACGGATGAAACCACTAAAAATGTAGCAACCAAATATCACCTGATGTTGTGAAATGACATTTTAACTAATCAAGACTAAAGAAATCCTATAAATATTGTCGCTATCAATTCAAAGTTTCTCGATAACAATCCACTTTCTACTcgaattgaaaaataaaatagtcaatAATTAACATTTCAGctcaaaaaattcaataaatgcCAAGCATAGAACTAAAAATCACCAAATAACCCAAAACCAGTACAGTTAAATCAGAAAAAACTCAACTAAGACCAAGAGAAATGCATACATAAGTGTTCAACTGACGAACGAAGCTGGAGAAGTTACTATGCTTAAAATACTTGGGCAGTAACTGCTTGGCGAACTCCGGTGGATCCCAAATCACAAAGCTACTATCGGTAGGACTCCACGAAACAATCTTGTCAGTACTCGGGTCATCAACCATATCATAAGTCTTCATCAAAAAAGGTGGTACCGCATTTGAGCTAGGCATCGGCGCCGGTGTTATTTCCGGCACCGGAGAACCTCCTCCGGCGTCCATTGAATTAGAACCTATTCCTAAACgaagaaattaaattttcaattactTAACACAACGCTGATCATATATAAATTCACAAATACACAGGGTTTTGGGGATTAGGACGGAAAATTGGAAGAAGAAAAACTaagttttagagagagaaagacgATTGGGTATTAAAGTGGAGAGAGAAAGTAGTTTGTACGGCGAGGGAAGAAGAAGTGGGTATATATATATCGGAGGGAAAAGGGAAAGAGAAGTaagtatttttgtttgtttttttaaagaaagtCTATAATTGTAGTCTTTTTGACAAACATTTTGGAATTTTGGAAGGTTAAAAgtgcaaaaataataattaaaattgagatattgttaaatattttagagaaaaaaagtattaaatagtatttcattcatttcatttttacgTGTTATTTGCATCTTTGAGAGTCTAACTCGATTAAATTTTCAGCTAAATGAATAAgatcaatttttcaaattaatattatatttttaaaattatataaaaaatattataagttataaaaaattttatatattaatatgataaaaaaatatattatttattaaatttcatataattttactctcaaaaaataaaatgtaataagtaaaagtgaataggatagtaaattttcccaaaatatttatacatatacttTGAGGAAATATTTTTAGCATCACTTTCTATTGGGAAaagtatttattatatatactttTGAGGAAATATTTTTGTCATCACTTTCTACTAATAGTTGctcaaaactatttttaaattgtttatcACACAAATTTATTTCTCTATCATGAAAAGATATACTTCTCACAATAAgttaattttagaaatttgaccaaataaattatatgattgtatttggtataaaataaaatgttcttaataaaaatatcttttagaaaagaaaacCGTATTGAATTTATCCTTTTTCATTTGATAAGCATATTAAAAAGACAATAACCACTAACCTATGTTATGATATAGTAATGAAACTgttttatccttaattaaaaAGTCTCAAATTATAACATTAAGGAGATGTCATCCTTACGAGTCCTGTAATAcgcaattcaaatttaatcggATTTTTAATGCGAACTTCTGACATcatatagaaacaaaaaaaaagtcttaaaatttattaataatgcTCCCTCCATTTCTACGTAATTATCACCATTTTAGATTTTAATGTCCTTAAAAAATTAGgtaaatttatatttacatatttatttagtgttctttcaaaatatttttttagtaaatgaacataaaataatttattttaattaattaatttaatcaatatatataaataaattaatatacataatatttttatattgatcAAATTATCTTTTTGGCTAGAATTTAATCagaatgagattttttttaatataattttactttttaaaaatatttttattcgttTAGCTTTAATACCttatactaaaaagaaaaaagaaaaatcattttaaaacaaaaaaatattataattttttaaatttttcttaaattctgaTTAAATTTTCTAAACATTTATCACTTCCCTCTCGCGAAATATCAAAGTTTGGAAGAtataaatagaaagagagaaagtGGCAACTGGTAACTATGAGTTAGAATAGGAATGTGAGTGGATAGGGGGTGGTGGAAGTTGGCAGCTTTCAAAAGCATTGTGCTTGAATTACtgaaaattgtttttttctttttttaatatcttcGATGTgagttattttagttattttaaagaaatggttttttctatttaactattctattttgttttcttcgtttttcttcattttctttgtgCAAAATTCACTTAAGTTTTATGATAAGAATGTATTTgcatcaaatatatattaagctaattttaaaattaatttcaaaattcaaataaagtatatatatcattcaattacaattaaataatttataaaagttatatttataatgaaaaatttaaaatttgctCCTGCGCCATATAAAGTAAgtcatattttcattattagttgGAAATTGGGCCTTTGCTAAACTCTCATTTGTCCtctttcatcatttttattttttataaaaataattcgCCTGATTTTAGTCATCGAAAGGAGGACATAAATGATAATTTTCCTTCATAGGCAATATTTCGACTTTttcccaaaatacaaaaaggaGAACACATTAACTTGATTTCTTGTACGTTAAGAAAACTTATGCATTAACTCTAAGAACATGTATACACATACAAACACCTTACAAGTAATTTGGCAAGCTGTTATGCGAGTCcgtgatataaaattataattttatttgaatatgtaattttaatatttttatgtagtatgtttttttattaacgtaaaaattttataagttgtaaaattattttaattttttatacatatttatcaaataagaaTAAGTAATGATAAGTTTATGTTAGTGAGAATAATCATCATATGAGATCTTAATGGTTTAAAAAGTAATGAcatgaattataaattttatttacatgtgatatatatatatttgaaaattttcagatGAAGTATTTGAGATTTTATCTCGTAATATAAAATGAGatgaaattaatatgaaatatcgtgattttaaattgttttgttCTTCTATAAtctataaataagaaaaacaattcAGTTTACATATATTACAATTTCTTTTAGTTATATCTGTTagtaatttgatatattttttttaattattattattattattatttcataaaaagaGTCATTGATTTGAAGGctataatattttaatcaatactttaaaaacatggaaaatataaatttatacttattgtattccataaaaaaaaaaaactcaggatgattaaatttatttacgCTTATGAAATCTAGTATACTTTATTTAAggtatattgaaaaaaaaaatacctacctatatatatatatatatagatatagatagatagatagatagatagatagatagatagatagatagagagagagtCTGGAGCCTAaaggatataaaattttatattaatcaaaacggtaaaattACTGCATCAACAACAACTTACCCCatcggaaaaagcaaaatcgctgcaaaaaaatgaaatcgctgcCTAGAGAGAGAGTCTGGAGCCTAaaggatataaaattttatattaatcaaaacggtaaaatcacTGCATCAACAACAACTTACCCCAtcgaaaaaagcaaaatcgctgcaaaaaaatgaaatcgctgcctaggcaacgattttcaattttttttttaaaatgttaaatcgctgccttgacagtgattttataaaaaaaaaattaaaaaaaatgttaaatcgCTGCCTTTAAAATATGTAAATCGCGCAgcgattttataaaaaaaatatgaaaatcgctgcttaggcagcgattttcaaaaaaaaaaaatcagcgattttataaaaacataaatttataatattttttgaaattcaaatatataacttataagaaaatatacattatttttttaaaaaaataagaataagtaaggtaacaaatatattttcttttaaaaaaatatattatattgactgaattgattgaattgtaattcacatgtaaatagtgtaatttttattttgttataaattgaCTGAATATTCACATGCAAatagtgtaatttttattttattattgattgattgaattcacatgtaaatagtgtagtttttgttttattataaattgttgAATACAGTTCACGTGTAAATAGTGTGTCAACATTTTTCACTTTgttataaattgatgaattgTTCATTCATATTGCATTGTACTTTTTCAATTTTCCAACAATTTTAAAagtctttctatttttctaattttctaagtttttaaaAGCCTTTCTTTATAAggtgaatttgaatttattttatttttaatttattttaattaattttatacttttatacgatattgttgatatttcaatattttaatacttatattaatgttaatatttttttattattatatgtgtaTAGATATGCATCCGTCAAATGTATACGTACATCCTGGTCCAATAGAGCATgatgtattaaaaattcaagcaaaTCATCGTTCTGAAGGAATTTGGAATGGTAGCATAAAAGAAGAGAGGTCTTGCTTATATACGCGTCGTGGTGATATTGAATTTTggcaataaataaaatatcatccaTTACATTCTCGATCCgtcaatattttgaaaattgtagaTTTAAAGGAATTCTTGATGTAGGATGTATGACGTATGACTCCAGATTAATTTCTGCTTTAATTGAAAGGTGGCGTTCAGAAACTCATACTTTTCACATGCGAACTGGCGAGACTACCATAACTTTAcaagatattaaaattttattcggAATGGTAGTAGATGGTAgtcctataattttaaatagaGTTGATTCTTTAGGGATTATAGGTAGACAAGAAATGATATTTGAATTAACAGGATGGTTAGCCGATACTAGTTATTTTTCTGGTGTTAGTAGATTGTTAACATATAAATTGATTGATTATATTGAAGGTTTGGATGGTATTAATGATCACTCAACTGAGCATGAAGTGTAACAAAgatttagattatatttattatggttatgtGGTGGATCAATATTTCCGGataaatctaataataagattaatttggACATTTTGATTGACATGAGAAATTTAGATTTAATGTCAACTCAAACATGGGGAGCAGCTgcattatcatatttgtataattgtttatgCCGTGcatcaatgaaaaaatcaaatgaagtttgtgaatttctctctttagtgcagatatacatatttttaattaaatattttttatatactagtaatatgcacttttaaatttaagtgcATATACATAATggtgaatttatttattgtagattTGGGCATGTGAAAGAATTATTTCCCTGCAACCATTGCCAAAGCCTCTACGGACCAATCAACTTGAGGCTTCAACTGCGGTTGCACGTAAATGAACGCGACgtagaaatcatcaaaatgaggcacgAACTATAATCGGTGTAATTAGGGATGTACTAGATAATCTAACTGATGAATaagtattaaatattattaatatcttaaactatttatattttatttcattttaaataaaaatatgtttggtAGATCTTTAAATGAGGCACTTATATTTCacaatccaaaaaaattatgtgaataAAATGACATATACATAAATTCTTGTTAGGtccttaaaagtaaaatatcttATGACACAAtggtacaaaaaaattattttgtaaaattgtttattttcacgtacatatatttttttatttttctgtcaATGTTGTTTTTACGACACAATGGTACAAAAAAGTGAATAGTGCTTTTTGTGAAAATGTAAGGATGATTATGAGTATAAACACAAAGATAAAGGTCTATTTTGaacatttagaaaaattaaatttaataatgaaaCCCCCTCTCTGCTCACTCCTTTTTAAGCCAGTGTTCTCCTGGTTCCAATTTGGCGGGAAAAAAAATGAGCTCGTCGGCGGTTGAGCCGGAATCTCCCGATCTAGTGTGCCAGCTTGACAACGTTCAAGGCGTCGTCGATGCTCTCACTTCCGTTCGCTGGAAACGTCAACAGGTTCCTTCTTCAGCTTCTTTTGCAGAACAAAATACTTCTAAAATTCCTATTGTATCAATAATTTTCTGTTTACTCCGTCACTAACTCAAATTTTCCACCAGGATGCAGTCTTAGAGTTATCGGAGCACGGCATAGTGTTAATTGTTGAGGAAACCGCTTGTCTTCAGGCCAAAGTCTACTTGCAACGAGAGGTTTTGAATTTTTCTGTTATATGATGTGAATTTGTAGCCTTCTGATACTGAATTAGGTGTTTATTTTCTTGTGTAGTTATTTGTTCGATATGAGTATAGTGCAGAAGGGAGGCCGCGTTTTGGAGTGAGCTTAGGGTTATTTGTTGATTGTCTGAATACATTTTCAGTTCAAGGACATTCAAGTGCTATTGAACTACGCTATCCTGGTCCTGATATGCAACTTCTTCTCAAGTAATTATCCTCCAAGCCTTGTTCTCTGTAATTAGGTTTTCGAATAGCTTTTGGCACCTCCACGCCATTTCTATGCTCTTTTGAAATGCTCCATTGGTTTATCTAGGGTTGTTTAATCAAATGCATTTTCAAGTGAGAGTACAATTTGAAAGACTGACACAGTGAATTTAGAccaaaaagatgaagaagagagaaaaaatgacATCTTTAGGTATTTGCGCCCCACTTTCCCATGTGAAGTCAGGGCAAGATCTTCTAACATTTGAAGTTAATGGGTGCACCTCTTGATATAATGTGCATATTTTAATAAGTTTCtttataatttctatatatgtttATAGTGTTCGAGTATGATACAGTGAGCGCACTGCTTATATGCTGGATCCACCTTCGGTCTCGAGGTCATACCAACTTACGTGGCATTTTAATTAGCATAATTTCATTTATGTGCATGGCTTTCTATACATCTGCCTTTTAGAGAGCAGAAGTGTAGAAAGACCTCAATAAAGAGTGAAATGGGAGTTGTCAATGTTCAAGTAATTTAGTAGTTCAGCCCTTAAATCAATGTTGATGAATCACATTCTTTACAAGTTTTGTTATGTGTTAGCCTTCCCTTAACTGATAGAGGAGTTCTGCAGAATCTAGGAAGCAAATCACTTTATCTTTAGGCACATTTTTGCTTATTCCCAAGTCTTCGTTCACTGGATGGAGCACCATCGACTATCTTTAAAGTTTTGTAACCTATTTTCTAATTCTGGGGTTAGGTCTGTTGAATCTTCAGATTCTTGTACTTATGCGGAAATCAGAACAAGGATTCCTGATACAATATCATGGGACTACAATTTTGAACCTGCTGGAAGTAGTCCCCTCAGTTTTACTGTGAAGGTAAATATTCTCTTCGGCAGCAATTGAAGGTAGTAAATCCAGGTATATGGCCATTGGTGACCACCAGCTCCACAAAACACATATATCTGTATGCTTCACATCTTATGCTTTCACACTAGACAGGATGGACTAAAGAACATATACTAATCATAAGTCACTTAGAGGAACTCGCTCTTGTTTCCTAATATTTACTGAAAATTGAAATTCTGcaattgttcttttatttagtcTTGGGGAATAAATGCTATCTATCAGGTTAGTGAGTATATCAAGCTAAGTGATTGAATCAGGTCGTAGGCAGGTTTTCTGTGATGTTTGTTATAAAGCTTGGCTTCAATTTCTTCTAAGAGCTGGGGAATAGAAAAGGTCTTAAACATTTTAATGTCTGGTCTGTATTCAAGCAAAGTATATGTTCTTTCTCTCAGGACTGTACAGTAGGTAGTATTTCATCATTGTTCTACTCTTTTATCATTTGAGTAAAGGTTGCAGGGAAACTTCCACAAGGAAACTtgtcaaaaatgtaaaaatgtTAGTATTTCATCCATACTTCCGTTTTGTGATAGATTGGTTATTCCAATACTTTGACATGGAACTTATGCTTCTTTTGTTGCACGAGGAAGAGTTCACTATATGTTTTGCATGCCATGAATGGGGTTCTTTTGTTGGTTTTGTATTATTTCAGACCTTGAGGTCTAGGTTGTTGTAAGCGGTAAAAAAAATCACGGACAAATTCCCTGATTTTGATATGTTGAAAGATCAATATAAAATGTTTTGTTGGTAGAGTTACAAACCATTAGCATTATAATTCGGCTCAAACACCATTACATTACTGCGGATGGCCTaggcaaaaaataaatttggagtGAGGAGTTTCTTTGCATTTGTCATTTTGTCTAGTATTTGACTTCTTCAGCAATCTGAGAGTTTGAACAACCAAACAGGTCTTTACTACCACAGATTCAGCTCAGTCTGCTAGTGCACTACACACACTGTCAAACTAACCCCATTTCCAGTTCCTTGTTCTATAGAACTTTAAACTTGAAATTAAGGTTTAGTATTTTGACGGCATTTGATTAGTTGTGTGAATGTGAAATTATCTATCTCCATATGTTACGCCTCTTTGAGGAGGCTGCATCTGGAAATATAACCTAATTTTCTGCTATTATATATTGTGGACTTTTTGTCCCTGATACTGAAACAAATGTGTGCTAATGCCCATCAACCAAATTATCTGCTAATGATGCCCCAGAAGCAGCTGCTTGGGTTCAGAACTGTTGTATCctattttgacaaatttgtCAGTGACCCTGGTCATTTGCAGAAGCTATCAACAAATCCAAGGGTAGTGCTCCGTTCTTCTGGTTTCCTCCCCATATTCTCTCTTAAGTTTGTTCAAAAAGGAGGGAAAGGGAAAGAAAGGTAGGTTAATAGCGAAAAGGAATATAAAAGAGGAATTGAAGGAGACCAATTTTATTTCCGAAGTTTGGTTCCAGGGGATTTGAAGAGGAAGAAAGTTGTATTCGTTGCCTTCCTCTCGAAGTAAAGTTGTACTCTTCTTCCATGCTTTTGAAGTTAAACTTGTTTTATTCCTCCTCTTGCATTCCTTGTGCTTCTAAATGGTAAagcaaaaatcaaaaacaaaacttAGGAGTTTCATTGATTTTGTCAATTGTTGGCTTGCTGTTACTTCAAGTACCATGAGTAGAGCTTAAGCGACCTTTCTGAAGTTACCTTCACGTTTTTGTAAGTGTAAAGTGCAGTGAATTCATACATGAAATGTATTTTCTGTCCTTCAGACAAAGTTAGCTAATCGGATTGTGATTGGTTGAAGTCTCATCCCTTTACCATTGAGCTAATTATCACCATATCATTGGTTCAATTGATAGTCCGCAGCTCTAAAGGAAGCCATTGATGACCTTGAGTGGCCAGGATCAAGCATTCATCTTATCCTACAACCTACACCACCATCGGTTACCTTTAGAGGTGAAGGCCATGGTGACTTACAGGTACGGCTTGACCTGATATTTCAGTAGTATTCTATCCTCATGTTCTCTACCCTCATCTGTTTTTGCATTCATTTTTGCAGATAGACTTTATGTGCCAAGCAAACACGGATCTTCTGGTTGCATTTCATTGTGATCGTGAAGTCTCTCACAGGTTTCTCTCCTGACTGA contains these protein-coding regions:
- the LOC101262742 gene encoding uncharacterized protein, with the protein product MSSSAVEPESPDLVCQLDNVQGVVDALTSVRWKRQQDAVLELSEHGIVLIVEETACLQAKVYLQRELFVRYEYSAEGRPRFGVSLGLFVDCLNTFSVQGHSSAIELRYPGPDMQLLLKSVESSDSCTYAEIRTRIPDTISWDYNFEPAGSSPLSFTVKSAALKEAIDDLEWPGSSIHLILQPTPPSVTFRGEGHGDLQIDFMCQANTDLLVAFHCDREVSHRYKYKFLRATTSNIPSSVIRDNRGSKLTIGRGGMLKVQHLVSVAKPAIPHPHVDSASYQQPSRIAYIEFFVKPEVDEDDANDT